A segment of the Brevundimonas sp. M20 genome:
GCGGCGCGCGTGATCCTGCCCTACTGGCGCAACGGCGTGGTGGCCGAGACCAAGGCCGATGACAGCCCCGTCACCCGGGCCGATCAGGAGGCTGAAGCCCTGATCCTTGAGCGGCTGGAGGCCCTCTATCCCGGGGTGCAGGCCGTGGCCGAGGAGGCGGTGTCCGCCCACGGCGTCCCGACCTCGCTGAAGGACTGGTTCTGGCTGATCGACCCGCTGGACGGCACGCGCGGCTTCGTCGAGGGCCGCGAGAGCTATACGGTCAACATCGCCCTGATCCATCGCGACACGCCGGTGGCCGGGGTGGTCTCGACGCCCGCGACCGGGATCACCTGGCGCAGCGGCGCGCCGGGCAAGGGCGCTTTCCGCCGTCGTTTCGGCGAGGGCTGGACGCCGATCCATGTGCGCGAGCGTCCCGCCGCGCCGGTGGCCCTGATGAGCCATAGCCTGACCGACGAGGAAGCCGACCGGCTTGGCTCCCGCTACGGCTGCAAGCAATGGCAGGGCATGGATTCGTCGCTGAAATTCTGCCTGATCGCCGAAGGGCGCTTCGACGCCTATCCGCGCGTCGGCCCGACCTCGGAATGGGACACGGCGGCGGGGCAGGCGGTGCTCGAGGCCGCCGGTGGTCGCGTCATGGCCGAGGACGGCTCGCCCCTGCGCTACGGCAAGCCGGGGCACGCCAACGGCGGCTTCGTGGCCCTGGGCGGCTAAACGGCGGCTTCCGGCATCGCCAGAACGGCCCGATCGGCCAGAGCCCCCGCGCCGAGCTCACGGGCGGTCTCCAGCGCTTCGGCCAGCATCAGGCCGACGGCCCGGGGCGCTTCGCCGGTCAGCCGCGCGCGCGCCAGCACCAGCCGCGCCATCCCGATCTGGTCGGCGGCCCAGTCCAGCGGCTGGATGCGGCCCGGCTCGGCCAGACGGCGGCGCACGGCGGCTTCCAGTCCGTTCAGCCCCCTCACGTCCGACAGTGTCTCGGCCACCGCGACCTCGGCGGACAGGCGGCGCTCGCGCACCAGGGCTCCGATCAACAGACCGGGCTCGCAGGTCATGGCCTCGGCCTGGGCCAGGACGATCAGCGGCGTCGCCTCGCTCGCGCTCGCCAGCAGAACGGTGGCCCAGTCCAACGGGCTGTGATCGGGGGTGAATTGGTCGGCGGCGGCGTCGAACAGGGCGCGGCCCTGGGCGGCGGCGGTCTCGTCCTTCGCCAGCGCGGCCAGCGCGGCCATGCCGGCTCCGGCCAGCGCCAGCGCGCGGGCGCGGGTC
Coding sequences within it:
- the cysQ gene encoding 3'(2'),5'-bisphosphate nucleotidase CysQ, producing the protein MSKRLTADLASGALAETLADIAEDAARVILPYWRNGVVAETKADDSPVTRADQEAEALILERLEALYPGVQAVAEEAVSAHGVPTSLKDWFWLIDPLDGTRGFVEGRESYTVNIALIHRDTPVAGVVSTPATGITWRSGAPGKGAFRRRFGEGWTPIHVRERPAAPVALMSHSLTDEEADRLGSRYGCKQWQGMDSSLKFCLIAEGRFDAYPRVGPTSEWDTAAGQAVLEAAGGRVMAEDGSPLRYGKPGHANGGFVALGG